A single window of Caldisericum sp. DNA harbors:
- a CDS encoding PEGA domain-containing protein: MKRFLIVLLAVLFTLSASGCNKKSENVVNEFGTLWIETTPEGADVSIDGKSMGSTPLSNLTIPYGKHRITITKYGYKDLNKDVDIDDSNKSVKLSFILEKDTDFANVIIKTNGSLLIVVDKHLTWKMTNQPLTIKKGMHEIQLVGGENRDYSLIGTFDIKDDIVLTENNFKKENLQIPNGQLFYSVQFIGPPIMRCCSYSIFTYSDIYVNQTILLKGHTNKTIKSFYIVFPSGKKMKVDTVKGNCDDCTNRFEKLVTFDEQGVYSIKETEGEDQILGESFVVDYKPKIISSVIKLKELFPYLQVPYADRAIIAFENDETIVKLLITDANGVIMRNTDIGAYGLKTDNNGVATFDILMKPNSASADPFCCSDDTIINNKVAGFMIYGDIIASAVRRKTISRKYAENINGSLYLPKDMVAYSIPSYEMPSITTVDGKEYVKIGQIMDFPENYPDITIKENGNEITIYTLIGKAP, from the coding sequence ATGAAGCGATTTTTGATTGTATTGCTGGCTGTTTTGTTTACATTAAGTGCTTCTGGGTGCAACAAAAAGTCAGAAAATGTTGTAAATGAATTTGGAACGCTTTGGATTGAAACTACTCCAGAAGGTGCAGATGTGAGTATAGATGGCAAAAGTATGGGCTCAACGCCTTTAAGCAATCTTACAATTCCATATGGAAAACATAGAATAACAATAACAAAGTACGGATACAAAGATTTGAATAAAGATGTAGATATTGATGATTCAAACAAATCCGTAAAACTTTCGTTTATCCTGGAAAAAGACACTGATTTTGCGAATGTGATCATAAAAACAAACGGTTCGCTTCTAATTGTTGTAGACAAACACTTAACATGGAAAATGACAAATCAACCACTCACTATTAAGAAAGGCATGCACGAGATACAACTCGTCGGAGGAGAAAATAGAGACTATTCTCTCATTGGAACTTTTGATATAAAAGATGACATCGTCCTTACTGAAAATAATTTTAAGAAAGAAAATCTGCAAATACCAAACGGACAACTCTTTTATTCAGTGCAGTTTATTGGACCACCTATTATGAGATGTTGTTCATATTCCATATTTACATATTCAGATATCTATGTTAATCAAACAATTTTATTGAAAGGGCACACCAATAAGACGATAAAATCATTCTATATTGTATTTCCAAGTGGCAAAAAAATGAAAGTTGATACGGTAAAGGGCAATTGTGACGATTGCACAAATCGTTTTGAGAAGTTAGTTACCTTCGACGAGCAAGGTGTGTATAGTATTAAGGAAACAGAAGGAGAAGACCAAATTCTTGGTGAAAGTTTTGTCGTAGATTATAAACCGAAAATTATTTCCAGTGTTATAAAATTAAAAGAACTATTCCCGTATTTACAGGTACCATATGCAGACAGAGCGATTATTGCATTTGAGAACGACGAAACTATAGTTAAACTTCTTATAACAGATGCAAATGGAGTTATTATGCGTAATACAGATATAGGTGCATACGGATTAAAAACAGATAATAATGGAGTTGCAACATTTGATATTCTAATGAAACCAAACAGCGCAAGTGCTGATCCTTTCTGCTGTAGCGATGATACAATTATAAATAATAAAGTGGCTGGATTTATGATATATGGTGATATAATTGCAAGCGCTGTAAGAAGAAAAACAATAAGCAGGAAATATGCAGAAAATATAAACGGAAGCCTGTATCTTCCAAAAGATATGGTTGCTTATTCCATACCTTCATACGAAATGCCTTCAATAACTACAGTAGATGGTAAAGAATATGTGAAAATAGGACAGATTATGGATTTTCCGGAAAATTATCCTGATATTACTATAAAGGAAAACGGCAACGAAATAACAATATACACGCTTATTGGAAAGGCGCCATAG